A genomic region of Phragmites australis chromosome 2, lpPhrAust1.1, whole genome shotgun sequence contains the following coding sequences:
- the LOC133909286 gene encoding uncharacterized protein LOC133909286, giving the protein MGNPPELYHKILGIHKDTSPQEIRAAYKNLVKKWHPDKHPPSSKPEAEARFKAITEAYEALLDQQENRAVFGLCNDGRAGERSAGAFGGVGLGVGSRMERTRNDDFGIRSAPGTPAREFKKVYSSGNSGGRRTFAEFSSSIMRKAPPLERKLECTLEELCRGCKKEVKFNHDVVTKNGSIVKKEVTQVVLVKPGWKKGNKITFEGMGGERPGCLPADAIFTISEKKHPMFKRVGNDLVLKAEVPLASALTGWSFSFRLLSGKKVSCSFQDEIIYPGYEKVIKGEGMPIVEQKGARGDLKVKFEIVFPKELTDEQRNGLAEILEGCC; this is encoded by the exons ATGGGGAACCCGCCCGAGTTGTACCACAAGATCCTCGGCATCCACAAGGACACCTCGCCGCAGGAAATCCGCGCCGCGTACAAGAACCTCGTCAAGAAATGGCACCCGGACAAGCACCCGCCGTCGTCCAAGCCCGAGGCCGAGGCGCGGTTCAAGGCCATCACCGAGGCCTACGAG GCGCTCCTGGACCAACAGGAGAACAGGGCGGTGTTCGGCTTGTGCAACGACGGCCGGGCGGGCGAGAGGTCAGCAGGGGCGTTCGGCGGCGTCGGCCTCGGGGTCGGATCACGCATGGAGAGGACACGCAATGACGACTTTGGCATCCGGAGCGCGCCCGGCACGCCGGCGAGGGAGTTCAAGAAGGTGTACAGCTCCGGCAACTCGGGTGGGCGGCGCACCTTCGCCGAATTCTCCAGCTCCATCATGCGCAAGGCGCCGCCGCTGGAGCGCAAGCTCGAGTGCACCCTCGAGGAACTCTGCCGCGGATGCAAGAAGGAGGTCAAATTCAACCACGACGTCGTCACCAAGAATGG GTCAATTGTCAAGAAGGAGGTGACTCAGGTGGTTCTGGTGAAACCAGGGTGGAAGAAAGGGAATAAGATCACGTTCGAAGGTATGGGGGGCGAGAGACCGGGTTGCCTACCGGCCGATGCGATCTTTACCATATCCGAGAAGAAGCACCCGATGTTCAAGAGAGTGGGCAATGATCTGGTGCTGAAAGCCGAGGTGCCGTTGGCGAGCGCGCTCACCGGTTGGTCCTTCTCATTCAGGCTTCTCAGTGGCAAGAAGGTGAGCTGCTCATTTCAGGACGAAATCATCTACCCCGGATATGAGAAGGTCATCAAAGGGGAAGGGATGCCCATCGTCGAACAGAAAGGCGCGCGGGGTGATCTGAAGGTTAAGTTTGAGATCGTCTTCCCCAAGGAGCTAACTGATGAGCAGCGCAACGGCCTTGCTGAGATCCTGGAAGGATGCTGCTGA